The genome window ATCTCATTGAGGGACTCTCCCGAGAGCAGCATGCCGAAGGTGTGGAGGTCGGCACGGAGCCAATCATCGCTCGTCATCTCCCGGCCATCAGGGCGGAGCCAAGTGATGTCCTTGGGGCCGCTGCCGTTGGGGGAGGTGCCGGCGAAGAACGTCTGGCGCCGCAAGACCGGCTGGCTCTGCCGGAAGCGGATCATCCGCTTCGTCCACTCGAGCAGGTTGTGCTGCCACGGCTTGAGATCCCAATTGACCCAGCTGATCGCGTTGTCTTGGCAGTAGGGGTTGTTATTGCCCTGCTGCGTGCGCCCGATCTCGTCGCCGGCGAGGATCATCGGAACCCCGCTCGAGAGGAGAAGAGTGGCGAGGAAGTTGCGTCGCTGGCGATCGCGCAGGGTTAAGATCGCGGGGTCATCGGTTGGGCCTTCGTGACCGCAATTCCAGCTCAGGTTGTGGTCGGTGCCGTCGCGGTTATTCTCGCCATTTGCTTCGTTGTGCTTCTGGTTGTAGGAGACAAGGTCGGTAAGCGTGAACCCGTCGTGGCAGGTGACAAAGTTGATCGAGGCCCAAGGGTGTCGTCCGTCAGCTTGATACAGGTCGCTCGATCCGGTGAGGCGGTAGCCCATCTCGGGCGCGAGGCCGGCATCTCCTTTCCACCACGCGCGCACGGCATCGCGGTAACGGCCGTTCCATTCTGTCCAGAGGATAGGGAAGCGGCCGACCTGATAGCCGTCCTCACCGATATCCCAGGGTTCGGCGATCAGCTTGACCCGCGAGATGATGGGGTCTTGATGAATGACGTCGAAGAAGGAGCCCAGCCGGTCGACGCGGTGCTCTTCGCGCGCGAGGGTCGTCGCCAGATCGAAGCGGAACCCGTCGACATGCATCTCCTGCACCCAGTAGCGGAGCGAGTCCATGATCAGCTGCAAGACCTGAGGGTGGGGGCTGTTGAGCGTATTGCCGACCCCCGTGTAATCAACGTAAAACCGCGGTCGAGCTGGAACGAGACGATAGTAGGTGGGGTTGTCGATCCCGCGGAAGGAGAGGGTAGGGCCGAGGTGGTTGCCTTCGGCCGTGTGATTGAAGACGACGTCGAGGATCACCTCGATGCCGGCAGCGTGGAGGGCCTTTACCATGGTCTTGAACTCGCGCACGACGTTGCCGTCGGCGCGGTTGACGGCGTAGCGCGCTTCCGGGGCGAAATAGTTGATCGTGTTGTAGCCCCAGTAATTGACGAGACCGCGGTCGCGCAGCCAGCGGTCGTCGGTGAAGGCGTGGACGGGCAGCAGTTCGACAGCTGTGATCCCGAGCTCTTGGAGGTAGCGCAGCACAGGCGGCGAGGCGAGGCCGAGATAGGTGCCGCGCAGCTCCGGCTCGATTTCAGGATGAAGCTTGGTAAACCCTTTGACGTGCAGTTCGTAGATGATGGTCCGGTTCCACGGGATCTCGGGATGGCGGTCGTTGCCCCAGTCGAAGTGGCCGTCGATCACGATCCCTTTCGGCACTGCGAAGGCGTCGTCGCGATCATCGCGCGTGAGGTCGTCGCAGCCCGGGGGATAGGCGAAGACCGGGCCGTACCAGTCGACTTCTCCGTCGAGTGCCCGAGCGTAAGGGTCGATCAGCAGTTTGGCGGGGTTGAAGCGCAGTCCCGCTTCGGGATCGTAGGGACCGTCGATGCGGTAGCCGTAGCGCTGGCCGACCTTCACTCCCGGCAGATAGCCGTGCCAGATGTGGCCGGTCCGTTTCGGCAGCGGGATGCGCTCCTCCACGTCGCCGGAGAAGAGGCAGAGGATGACATTCGTTGCCCGCTCCGAGTAGATGGCGAAGTTCGTGCCGCGGTCGTCGGGGGTCGCGCCGAGCGGGTACGGCTTGCCTGGCCAGACCTCGCGCATGGCAGTCGAACCTCTTGCCAAGAGCTGAGAAGTGGCGGAGACATTCTCGTTCAACCGTAGCAAATCTTCGCGGCCGCTGCCCGCGGTTCGCATGACCTGCTCGACAGGACCGAGTAGACTTTCACTGTGAACCACGATCGCGCTGCGCTGTGGACGATGCTCGGCGTTGCCATCGGGTTTAAGTTCTTCGGCGCCCTTCTCATCCTCCTTGCCGACCAGTCGCACGAAGCAGTTACTTTCGTCGTGGCGACCCATTGGCCGTTTCTTCTGCCCTTCGCTGCCCTGCTCGGCCCGGGCGTGTGGTGGTGGCGGCTTCTGCGGGCGCGCGCGAAGCGCCGCCAGCTCATCGCTGCCGAATGGCGCGAGGACGACCTGCCGACAACCCCGCGCCTCGATCGGTGAGCGCGCTGTCCCGCAGAGGCGGGCCCTGCGCAGCGGCTGAAGTGCGCGGAGAGAGCAAGGTGTCAATGTAGTGGGGCGGAGCGGCCGCTCGCTCCGGACGGCGGGAGGGGTGCTGCGCTCTCGGCTACTCCCGCGACGCGCGATGGCCGCGCCGCCAGAACGCCTTCTCCGGGGCGCAGAGCGGAAAGGGCAGCATTCCGGCGCCGACGCGCTGTACCCGAGGCGCGTCGAACCTGCCGTTCTGATCGCATCCTATTCGCGGCCTGCGCTCTCCTCACGCTGCGGGGAGCGTGCTCTCGGCCGCTCTGCTGTCCGCGTTCTCGCGGCCGGCCGGGCGAGATCGGAGCAGTTGGGCTGCTGGGCGCCGCGCGGGTACAGGCTCGCCCGTGCGTGGTGGCTGCCGGTGACGCTCGTTTCGTTGCTGCTCGTTATGTGACAGCGGCGGGTGAACTCCCGCAGTCGACGGGAGTGGGAGAGCGGATGGAGGAGCGAAGCAGGTCAGCGTCCCAAACGCTGTCAGTCGGCACTAGAGCGGAGAACCGCAGGCGTACTGAACGTAGCAGCGAAGCGTTTCGAGTTCTGAAATGCTCAGCTGTTCGCCGGTGTCGCGCCAGCGGACTGTATGCTGCTCGGCCCAGCGCCGGAAGTCTGGAACTTCAGTCTCCCGTATGTGCAGGCCGGGAATTTCTCCGGTTGGCGGCGGCGTGGTCTCGACCAGCGTGTTCCAGAGCGATTCCAAATCGTCTTTGATCTCGGCTATCTGTTCTTCCGATAGCTGTAGATTTGGAATTTTGGGAAGCACCCGGAGGAACTCGGCGGCGGGGTGGGTTTGAATGAATTTGCGAGCGACGGCGGGGTCATCCACCATGTTCCAAGGAGGCTCACTCGGAACCGACGATTCTTCAATCCAACGCAAGCGCAGATTTTCGAAGAAGGCATCATCGCCTTTGCCGGGCGGGACGATGTAGCACAGCCATGACCAATCGTACCCCAATTCGGCGATGAACAGATAGCCGTCGCCGAAATTGTACCCTTTGAGCCTCACGACTTCTCCGCCAATATGGTCGGTCCACCCTGATGAGTAGAATTGCCAGACATCCTCTGCAAAGTCGTCGAGGTGCATATCTTCCTCTCGCAATGCAGAGACCAAGCTTTCGAAGCCGCCTGCAACTGCTGTGGAGGGCTCGTAGATCTCTTTGATGGAAGATTTCTTCACGCCGAGCTCTCGCCAAAGCAAGCGGCGAAAGCCGGCCTTGGTGTACTCACGGAACGGTTTTCTTCGCGCCATGCTCCCTCCTCCTTTGCGCGAGTGTGTCTGCTGCGACCCAACGCGGATCGTCGAGCGCTGCCTGAATTTCGTTGCCGGCAAGCCGTGCCTGCCGCTGATCGGGGGTGAGGGTATTGATGAACTCCTTTATCTCCTCGACGAGCCAGTCAGGCCACTTTGGATAGCAGCCCCATCGCTCATGGCAACGTCTCAGGCGCTGCGCCATCGGTCCCTCCCGGCACATCTGCGCGTAGAAGGCCCGGTTCAGCGCATCGGCCTCTGGCATGCTCCTGCGATAAGGCGATAGTTTTATCATAAAAATAATCTTATCCGATCGCGTTCCTCTTGCGCTGCGCGCGGCGCGCCGCTTCCTTGGCCGCGCGGCGGTGCTCGGCGTCGCGCGGGCTGGCCGGTCGAAGGCAGGAGGGCAGCGGCAGAGCGTTGTCGAGAACGCCGTCCATTCCGTGAGAGGGGAGAGCCTCCCGCAGCATGCTGCTGCGGACTGCGCGGCGCTCTCCGTCGCCGGCGCGCCGCAGCAATGGGAGTACCTCACCGGCCCTGTCGCGGAGCGCTGCTTTGAGGCCGGCGCGCCGCACGGAAGGCTGACGCGTCGCCCTGCGGAAGTGATCGGAATGGCTGCGGCATCACGACCGGTTCGGGCCCAGCACTGGGCGCGATCGAGCGGAACCATGCTCGCGGCGCCGACCGGCCTTTCACCGGGGAGCGGGGCGCGCGGCTCGATACACTGGGCGCGCGATGCTCTTTGCGGTCACAAGTT of Dehalococcoidia bacterium contains these proteins:
- the glgX gene encoding glycogen debranching protein GlgX, with product MREVWPGKPYPLGATPDDRGTNFAIYSERATNVILCLFSGDVEERIPLPKRTGHIWHGYLPGVKVGQRYGYRIDGPYDPEAGLRFNPAKLLIDPYARALDGEVDWYGPVFAYPPGCDDLTRDDRDDAFAVPKGIVIDGHFDWGNDRHPEIPWNRTIIYELHVKGFTKLHPEIEPELRGTYLGLASPPVLRYLQELGITAVELLPVHAFTDDRWLRDRGLVNYWGYNTINYFAPEARYAVNRADGNVVREFKTMVKALHAAGIEVILDVVFNHTAEGNHLGPTLSFRGIDNPTYYRLVPARPRFYVDYTGVGNTLNSPHPQVLQLIMDSLRYWVQEMHVDGFRFDLATTLAREEHRVDRLGSFFDVIHQDPIISRVKLIAEPWDIGEDGYQVGRFPILWTEWNGRYRDAVRAWWKGDAGLAPEMGYRLTGSSDLYQADGRHPWASINFVTCHDGFTLTDLVSYNQKHNEANGENNRDGTDHNLSWNCGHEGPTDDPAILTLRDRQRRNFLATLLLSSGVPMILAGDEIGRTQQGNNNPYCQDNAISWVNWDLKPWQHNLLEWTKRMIRFRQSQPVLRRQTFFAGTSPNGSGPKDITWLRPDGREMTSDDWLRADLHTFGMLLSGESLNEIDEYGRPVTGDTLLVLMNAAPEPVRFVLPPANGVWELFEDTARPDERGLHSMGVYPLESRSLAVFILRPRAAGPAPAAGS